The genomic interval AACGAGGCGCGCGAGAATCTCTTCTCCGGTGAGGCTCAGAGCCCGGCGCCGAGCGGCCTGCTCGAGTTGGTTCAGGGCGCGGGTCGGCCCGCCTTTCTCTACATGTGGGCGCCCTGGTAGGGCTCCGGTGACAGATCGGTGACGGCCCGATGGCGCCTTGGGGAAGAGCGCCGCGGGCCCGGGATTCACGGCGCCTCACGCCCCTGGGGTGGCTACCCTCTTCGCCATGGCAGAGCGCGTCCTGATCGTCGACGACGAGCCGGACCTTCTCGAGCTGGTCCGCTTCCATCTGGCCCAGGCTGGCTACGACGTTGCCGTGAGTCAGTCGGGCCGGGATGGGCTCGAGCAGGTAAGGCGAAGCCCTCCGGACCTCCTGATCCTGGATCTGATGCTTCCGGACCTGCCTGGGACCGAAGTCTGCCGAAAGATCCGCGCTGACCCCCAGTTGGCGGGTCTCCCGATCTTGATGCTCACGGCCAAGAGTGAGGAGGTCGATCGGGTCGTCGGCTTCGAGTTGGGTGCGGACGACTACGTGGCCAAGCCCTTCAGCCCCCGCGAGCTGACATTGAGGGTGGGAGCCATCCT from bacterium carries:
- a CDS encoding response regulator, with protein sequence MAERVLIVDDEPDLLELVRFHLAQAGYDVAVSQSGRDGLEQVRRSPPDLLILDLMLPDLPGTEVCRKIRADPQLAGLPILMLTAKSEEVDRVVGFELGADDYVAKPFSPRELTLRVGAILRRVHLEAANEGSMGRDGLHLDPERHRCEVDGQDVELTAKEFRLLATLMRRPGRVMSRQFLLDEAWGTDITVTERTIDTHLKRLREKLGPAGELIETVRGVGYRFSDG